CAAGCCGCATCAGCCGAGCGGAAACCTGTTTCTGGACAGGCTGCTGGGAGTGGAGGAGATCAGGTATGTAGCAGTCCCATCCGACTCCGGCAAGGAGGAGTTCGAATCCCTGTTGCAGAACGAGGTCGACCGCTTGATGGCGGAACTACGGAAACGAGGTGAAGTCCCCTACTACATTCCGAACGGATGCAAGGCGATCCACGGTGCCCTCGGCTACGCCGGGTGCGTGTACGAGATCGTGGGACAACTTCGGGCTATGAACCTCGCCCCGAACTACATAGTTACCGCGTGCGGAACGAGCGGAACGCAAACCGGGTTAGTCCTCGGTTCGATCCTGTACGGGCAGGGTGAGATCAAGGTCCTAGGAATGAGCGTCTCTGAGAAACGGGACAAACTTGAGGAAAGGATCCGGCGCAATCTGAGGGAGGCAGCGGCGTTTCTCGAGTTGCGGATCGAAGAAGATGCACTTCAGGACGCAGCCGTCGTCTACGATGAGTACATCGGAGAAGGTTACGGAAAACCGACCGACGCGATGAGGGAGGCTGTGCGGCTCGTGGCAAGCGAAGAAGGGATCATCCTTGA
Above is a genomic segment from Candidatus Bipolaricaulota bacterium containing:
- a CDS encoding D-cysteine desulfhydrase family protein, with the protein product MQIGAVKRVRLGELPTPLQEMANLEKVLGGPRLFIKRDDLTGLGTGGNKLRKLEYALAEAMELGATAVVTTGAVQSNHAQLTAAAANRLGMKTFLILKGDKPHQPSGNLFLDRLLGVEEIRYVAVPSDSGKEEFESLLQNEVDRLMAELRKRGEVPYYIPNGCKAIHGALGYAGCVYEIVGQLRAMNLAPNYIVTACGTSGTQTGLVLGSILYGQGEIKVLGMSVSEKRDKLEERIRRNLREAAAFLELRIEEDALQDAAVVYDEYIGEGYGKPTDAMREAVRLVASEEGIILDPVYTGKAMSGLIDLVHRGSFSRDDVVVFLHTGGIGGLFATHQVETLVD